One genomic region from Candidatus Binatia bacterium encodes:
- a CDS encoding recombinase family protein — translation MVALIHTLRRKSRGGDRLSFAAIAEPLNAEGHPSRTGKPWAPETVRQIVVRRRSGVADAGNA, via the coding sequence GTGGTGGCGCTAATTCACACGCTACGCCGCAAGTCGCGCGGTGGGGACCGCCTCAGCTTCGCGGCGATTGCCGAGCCGCTGAATGCCGAAGGGCACCCGAGCCGCACCGGCAAACCGTGGGCGCCGGAGACGGTGCGACAAATTGTAGTGCGGCGTCGGAGTGGCGTTGCGGACGCCGGCAACGCATGA